A region of the Desulfovibrio sp. Fe33 genome:
GTGGCGGCGGCGGTGAATGTGCCGGTGGGCGCGGTCCGGTTCGACGTGCATCCGGGCCTGGGCAACGTCAGCGGGGACACCCTGTTCGGCTAGCCGAAGAAAGGACGTTTGCCGCGCCGCAGGCGCAACATGGGATGCAGGGGCGGGAAGCCTTGCCCGCCGGATGCGAAATCACCCGGTCCGGGACGCAGGTCAGGCCCCGGCGAGCACGTGCTCCTTGGTCACGAAGCAGGTGAACGTTCCGCTGAAGACCACATCTTCGCCGCACGACACTTCCACCTGTACGAGATGCTTGCGCTCCTGCGGGGTCTGGTCCTGCGCCGTGGCGATGAGCACGTCGCCCACTCGGGACGGTTTCAGGAAGCGGGTCTCGGCCGCGCCGAGGACCACGTTCGGGTGGTTGACGGACAGCATGGCGGCATAGTCGGCCAAGCCGAATATGAACCCGCCGTGCACCAGTCCGCTGGCGTCGGCGGCCATGCACGGGGCGCATTCCAGCCGGACCGTG
Encoded here:
- a CDS encoding PaaI family thioesterase, translating into MEIKTHEGIDRALCGEPVEIKEGSSTVRLECAPCMAADASGLVHGGFIFGLADYAAMLSVNHPNVVLGAAETRFLKPSRVGDVLIATAQDQTPQERKHLVQVEVSCGEDVVFSGTFTCFVTKEHVLAGA